The following proteins are encoded in a genomic region of Entelurus aequoreus isolate RoL-2023_Sb linkage group LG01, RoL_Eaeq_v1.1, whole genome shotgun sequence:
- the LOC133657474 gene encoding adrenodoxin-like produces the protein MASVLTAFRRIAHVGLRDYARRAAVHRGAPRAGATGHRSFVTGTQPLRSDNKVTIHFVNRDGEKITVGASPGDSLLDIVINEDLDFDGFGACEGTLACSTCHLIFDEDVYKKLGPVTDEEMDMLDLAYGLTDTSRLGCQVCVSRSLEGMVARVPESVADIRQSKDGSS, from the exons ATGGCGTCAGTGCTGACGGCGTTTAGAAGAATAGCCCACGTGGGGTTACGGGACTACGCGCGGAGGGCGGCGGTACATCGCGGGGCGCCGCGAGCAGGAGCGACAGGTCACCGGAGTTTCGTCACCGGAACGCAGCCATTAAG GTCAGACAACAAGGTGACCATCCACTTCGTCAATCGCGACGGCGAGAAGATCACAGTTGGAGCTTCTCCTGGGGACTCTCTGCTCGACATCGTCATCAACGAGGACCTCGACTTTGACGGCTTTG GAGCGTGCGAGGGAACGCTGGCGTGTTCCACCTGCCATCTGATCTTTGACGAGGACGTCTACAAGAAACTGGGCCCTGTCACTGACGAAGAGATGGACATGTTGGACTTGGCGTATGGCCTTACTGACAC ATCCCGCCTGGGTTGCCAGGTGTGCGTGAGCCGGTCCCTGGAGGGCATGGTGGCCCGCGTCCCGGAGAGCGTCGCCGACATCCGACAGAGTAAAGACGGCTCGTCTTAG